A window of Actinomadura viridis genomic DNA:
ATGCCGTGCTCGGCGGCGCGCCGGCAGGCCAGGTCCATCATCTCGCGGGCGGCCCACAGGCCCAGCGCGCGGCGGGCGTCCACCAGGACGGCGGCGCCGCGGTCGGCGACCACCGCCGGCTCGGCGTTCGGGTCGGCCCGCCCCGACGCGAGCAGCGGGAGGTAGAGGCGGGTGAGGTTGACGACCCCGTGCGAGCCGAGCCCGGTCAGGTCGCCGTAGCACAGGGCCTCGGCCGCCGACCTGGCCCGGTCGTGCGGGAGATCCCGGGCGACGAAGACCGCCGTGACGAAGTCCAGCAGCTCGTCGTAGGGCACGCGGACGGTCCGCCGCGCCGCCTCGTCGGGCGCCGCCTCCGGCGCCGTGTCCGTCGTTTGAGTCATGGGTGTTCGCTCCGGCTTCGGGTGAAGGAGGTCAGCAGGCGTGCCACGCCCGCGGCGAAGTGCTCCAGGTCGGCGGCGTCGGCGTGCTCCCCGGCGGCGTGGGCGTTGTTGGCCCCCAGGTCGCCGGGGCCGTAGACGACGGTGAAGGCGCCGGGGACGTCCTGCATCCAGATCGCGTCGCAGGTGAAGGCGGGCTCGCCGGCGGGCCAGGGGACCAGCCCGGCGCGGCGTTCCAGCAGTTCCTCGGCCCACGGGTCCGAGCCCGCCAGCGCCGGCAGGCCCCGCTTGAGCCATTCCAGCGTGGTGATCGCCTCGGCGTCCGCGGCCGTCCGGGCCTGGTCGCGGTGCGGCGCGAACGTCCGGGCGAACGCGGCGAGCCCCGACGCGAGGGCCTCGTCCAGGGCCCGCTCCATCCGCCGGCCGCCCTCCGGCGACCCGTAGGAGATGTTGAGCAGCAGCCGGCCGCTGCCGTACACCCGGTTGTGCAGGTCGCCGGTGTGCAGCCCGGCCACGCACACCCGCCCGTCGGACGCCGCGGCGGGCAGTTCCGCCGCGAGGTGCTGGGCGAGGAAGCCCAGCAGGACGGTGGCGTTGTGGCCGGCGTCGGGCTCGTCGTCGATCGCGTCCCGGCCGTCGACCCGGACGCAGGCGGTCATCGAGGCGGTGGAACGGGGCAGCCAGCGCAGCCCCGTCGGCTCGCAGAACACGTTGAGCCGCCCGACGTGCCCGTCCTCGACCAGCGGGCGGGTGCCGAACGTGCCCATCGCGCCGCCCTCCTCGCCGGCGACGGCCTGGATCAGCACCCCGACCTCGTCGCCGAGGGCGGGCTCGGCCGCCAGCGCCGCGCGGATCCCCGTCAGCAGCCCGACCGCGGGCCCCTTGGCGTCGATCGCGCCGCGCCCGTGGAACCGGCCGTCCTCGAAGCGGGGCGGCTCCCATCCGGCCACCGTGTCCAGGTGGACGTTGAACATCACCGTCCGCTCCCGGGGCAGCGGAGGGCCGAGCCGCAGCACCAGGCTGGGCTGCCGGTCCAGGAAGCCCGGCAGCTCCGCCGCCGCCCGGCGGACCGGCTCGGGCACGCCGGGCCGGTCCAGCACCTCGGGCTTGGGCGGGCCGTGCAGAACGGTGGTGAAACCGAGCTCGGCGGCGGCGTCGGCGTAGGCGCTCTGCGCCTCCCACAGCCCCGGCGTCCCCTCGGGCTCCTCCAGCAGGCCCACCGTGGGGACGCGCAGGAGACCGAGGAGCAGTTCCCGGTCGGCGGGCGTCAGCTCGACCTCGATCATGGCCGCCCCCCGATCCCCGCCACGGCCTCCGCGCCGGCGCCGGTGCCGGCTGCGGTGCCCGCTCCGGTTCCGGCGCCGAGGACCTCGCGCTCGACGAGGCGTTCCAGCGCGCGCCCGTACGCCACGAACGTGTCGACGCCCGCGTCGCCCGCGTCGTTGAGGTGCTCGTGCGGGCGGACCGAGATGTGGGGCTCGATGGACAGCACCCCGCGGTAGCCGTGCGCGACCAGCAGACGCAGGCAGTCGGCGACCCGGGCCCGGCCCTCGCCGGGGAACGTGT
This region includes:
- a CDS encoding M20/M25/M40 family metallo-hydrolase; this encodes MIEVELTPADRELLLGLLRVPTVGLLEEPEGTPGLWEAQSAYADAAAELGFTTVLHGPPKPEVLDRPGVPEPVRRAAAELPGFLDRQPSLVLRLGPPLPRERTVMFNVHLDTVAGWEPPRFEDGRFHGRGAIDAKGPAVGLLTGIRAALAAEPALGDEVGVLIQAVAGEEGGAMGTFGTRPLVEDGHVGRLNVFCEPTGLRWLPRSTASMTACVRVDGRDAIDDEPDAGHNATVLLGFLAQHLAAELPAAASDGRVCVAGLHTGDLHNRVYGSGRLLLNISYGSPEGGRRMERALDEALASGLAAFARTFAPHRDQARTAADAEAITTLEWLKRGLPALAGSDPWAEELLERRAGLVPWPAGEPAFTCDAIWMQDVPGAFTVVYGPGDLGANNAHAAGEHADAADLEHFAAGVARLLTSFTRSRSEHP